ATCCAGTAAAATACCTATAATTTATACTATTATAACCAATATGGCAAAGGAGAAAACAATAACAACACCAGAAAAAACTAAAGCAAAAAAAAGTGGTGTGGAAAAAGAGGTAACTGTTGAAGATAAATTAAAAGCGCTGTTTAATCTACAGCAAGTTGATTCTAAAATTGATAAGATTAGGACAATCAGGGGTGAATTGCCTTTAGAAGTTCAGGATTTGGAAGATGAATTGCAAGGCCTAGATACCAGGTTGAATAATTTAACTGAAGAGCTTAAAGCTTTAGAAACACAAATCAGTGATAAGAAAAATCTGATGAAAGAATCTGAAGCGCTTATAAAAAAATATGAGGCTCAACAAGGAAAAGTTAGAAATAACAGGGAATATGATTCTTTAACTAAGGAAATTGAATTTCAGAAATTAGAAATTGAACTTGCTGAAAAAAGAATTAAAGAACACAAAGCAAGCATGGGGTCTAAAAAAGATGTTATTGATCAATCAACTGAGGCTTTTACTGAAAGAAAAAAAGACCTTCAGCATAAAAAAGCCGAACTTGATACTATTATTGCAGAAACTCAGAAAGAAGAGGATCAGTTAATTTCCAAATCAAAGAAAGCAGAAGCAATTATTGAAGACAGGTTGCTTTTGGCTTACAAAAGAATCCGCAAAAATGCTTTAAACGGACTTGCTGTAGTTGCTGTAGAAAGAGATGCTTGTGGAGGTTGTTTTAACAAAATACCACCACAAAGACAATTAGACATTAAAACACATAAGAAAATAATTGTTTGTGAATATTGTGGAAGAGTATTAGTAGATGCTAATATTTTAACTGATGTAGAATAAATAATTTGCAAAAAAAATCTCCTGGTTCTTTAAGAATCAGGAGATTTTTTTTTGTAGTGAATTGGGTAACTAGAATTTCATTCCAAATGTTGCCATTACTGTACTGGTATTAATGTGAACCAGGGCTGGATTAACAAATGCAGGATCATAAATATATAAGCTTTGATCCCTTGCCTGGGAAAGAATATAAGCAAAATCAAGGAAAAATGATTCTTCACGAATTCCAAAACCAATTGTGTAGTTATTGATGCTGCCTTGATTAAAATCACTTCTGTATGGATTGCCTTGTAAAGAATAACCTGCTCTAAGTGCAAAAGGATCAAATCTCCATTCTGCACCTACTCTTAGGTTAGATGTGGAAGTCAAATTATCACGAATTACCATGTTTACATCTGCGAAGTCTGTTTTTGGTGCTGAAAACATTGCGGATGAATAATTCACAACTTCATAATCTGCACTAATTAAGCCTTGTTTTGCAATAATAATTGCAAAACTTCCTATCGCTCTCATGGGAGTAGTAAGGCTATAATTAAAACTACCGGTAGCACTAGCAGTGGTATCCAAAAAAGTATAATTAGGCTTGAACCTGCTTGTTATAGTGTTGGCATAAGTATCTGAAAGGCTATAAAAAGTTGGGGTGTGAATTGCAACACCAAGCCTGAACCAATCAAAAACCCTGTAAAGAGCACCTATTTTTAGGTTAACTCCTCCTCCGGTAGTTCTATATTCATCAGTATAAGTAAAAGACTCAAGAATATGTGTTGTATCCGGAAATGCTTCTTCACGATGAGTAGAAAAATAGTTGTATCTAACTGTTGAATAAGCAATTGTTCCTCCAAGATAAAGCCTGTCATCATAATTTCCAGCAAAAGAGAAAAAGGCCTCACCCATTCCACCCGATGCAATAATTGATTTTCTTTGAAAAACCCCTTCTCTACCCCCATTTGGAATATCACTGGTGTATTCAAAACCATTTAAAGTATCCACATCAAAAATAAGATTGGCCTGATAAGCAAGAAAGGCACCAAAAGGATTAAGTTGATCGGGGCTTAGTCCACCACGGGAATTGGCTTGGTTTACAAAAACATCAAGTAATGAACTGTTCCTGTTTTCGCCCCTTAATAAAGTATTGCTATCAAAATTATTTGTTCTGTTATAACCAAAAGAAAAAGCAGTACTAACCCAACCTCCAGCTGATGGGCTATCAAAAACATTTGCCCCAACAAAACCAATATTATTAAAATTCAAATTGATATCATTATCACCACTATTTTGGTTTTGAAAGGTTGAGTTTACATTTCTGGCAAAAACAGAAGGAGTAAGAGTAAATTCAGATCTTCTGTAAATTGCTAAACCTGCAGGATTGGTAGAAGAAACAGAGATGTCTCCGCCTAAAGCGCCAAATGCTCCGCCCATGGAGGAATACCTGGAAGTACCAAAAACATTAAATTGTGAATATCTTAAAGCATCATCAGCAGTTTGAGCTTGTAAAATTCCAGCTGAAACAATGATAAAAAAGATTGAAAAGTTAATTTTTTTCATACCCTTATTTTTAAATTATTTTATTTTCTAATTTAATTATTCCCAATTATAAGCAGGAAGAATTTTCTCCCTGCTTAAACTAAAGATATGAATTATCTTGGAGATTTTCCCGCAGGAGAACTCCCTCCTCTGGATGGTGAACTCATTGTCCCTCCGCCACCTCCAGAAGGAGAACTCATTGATCCACCACTGTTTCTTGAAGGTGAACTCATTGAACCCCCAGTTCCTCTTGAAGGAGAATTTGAAGGGGAAGGCTGAGAAACACCTGAATTCCTAGAAGGCTGGGAATAACCAGGATTTTGCGTAGGGGCAGGCTGCGAATAATTACGGTTAGAAGGCTGGTTATTAGATGGTTGAGTATTAGAAGGCTGGTTATTAGAGGGTTGAGTGTTTGAGGGTTGATAACTCCGTGAAGGCTGAGAATAACTGTTATTTCCCCCACCATTTCCACTCCTGTTATAGGTAGGATTTTGTTGATTTGGATTCCTTTGCTGTGAGGGCTGTTGTTGGTTATAACTCGGTCTCTGCGGATTCGAATTCATATTTGGAGGAGTCTGTGGGTGATAAGTATTAGGATTTCGCTTGGGACTATTGTATACATTCGTTCTTCCTTGAGTATTTCCTGTTTGCTCGCTTGGACGAGAATAAACATCAGGAGAAGATTGTGGGTTAGCATTTGTTCTGCCAGGCTGTTGACCAGGAGAAGGCTGAACTGAAGGCCTCGATTGTGGTGTTACATTCGGATTTGGTCGGCCCGGATTTACCTGAGGTTGAACATTTTGATTTGGTCTTACAGGGTTAGTCTGCACAGGAGTATTTCCATCAATTGATTTATCGGGTTTTACCGTATTTGGTCTTCCTGGAGTAGTTTCCACAGGACTTGTTCCATCAATTGATTTATCGGGTTTTACCGTATTTGGTCTTCCTGGGGTAGTTTCAATAGGACTTGTTCCATTAATTGATTTATCAGGTTTTACCGTATTTGGTCTTCCTGGGGTAGTTTCCACAGGACTTGTTCCATTAATTGATTTATCGGGTTTTACCGTATTTGGTCTTCCCGGAGTAGTTTCAACAGGACTTGTTCCATCAATTGATTTACCAGGTTTCATACTGTTTGAATTACTTCTTGGGTCGATAGTATTTACATTGCTAATGCCATTAATATTTCCTCTTGGGCCATCTGCTTTAACCGGTGAAGAGTTTTCAGTTATCATAGCAGATTGATAAACCTGGCCAAGAGACCTTGGAGAAGGATTTATTCCACTTCCAGCACCTGTGCTTGAACCTCTAGGGCCAACATGATGATTGGTTTTATCATAACTGTTGTAATAGTAATTGCCTGCAAGTCCTTGATTGTATCCATTATAGTAACCATTGTTGTATCCATGGTTATAACCTTGATTGTAGGCGTTGTAACCCCAGCCATAACCACCGCCCCATCCTGGAGCACAGCCATAACCATAGTATCCTCCACCCCATCCATAACCACCATAATAACCGCCATAACCGCCATAACCGCCATAACCGCCATTCCAACCTCCCCAAGGGTGAGGATTCCAAAAGTTGTAACTCATATAAATACTTGTTCCATAAAAATAAGGATCGTAATTATAATAATACATATTTGTATAAAAAGGGTCGTAATATCCAAAACCAACAGGATTGTGAAATCTTCTGATCCTTGAAGCATAGGCATAATCATAATTATCATCGGAACTATAATCATTATAGTTACCATAATAATTATTTGTTACTCCTCCATTGCTTCTAGCAGCAGCATTTTCATCGTAATATTCAAATTCCTGGTCAGCAATTGGATCAGCTTGAGTATTAGGGGCAGCAGAAAGCCGATCAGGATTTTGATATTCAGGCCTTGCAGCAGCTTGAGTTTTTACTGGTTCGTCTTTTGGTGAATAATAAACATCATCGTTCTTACTAGTTGAAGCACTTCTTGTAGTTGTGCAAGAATAAAAGCTGGAAATTAAAACAGCTGCTACTAAACTCGAGATAATTGTTTTCATGATTATGCCTCCTTTTATAGTTTTAGGGTGAGGATTCTTTGTTGTCGGTAGTATTTTTGTAATTTCGTGCATTATTATATAATTTACCTACAATTAACAAACACTATACCAAACTCGGAAAATGGCGAAAAATTTGGCAACACGGAATGAAAATTACTCTCAATGGTACAATGATCTGGTATTAAGAGCTGACCTTGCAGAAAATTCTGCAGTAAGAGGATGTATGGTAATTAAACCTTATGGATATGCCATTTGGGAGAATATGCAGGCTGTACTTGATAAAATGTTCAAGGATACAGGCCATTCCAATGCATACTTTCCACTTTTTATACCAAAATCTTTTTTTACCAAAGAAGCCAGTCATGTTGAGGGTTTTGCCAAAGAATGTGCCGTTGTAACACATTATAGGTTAAAAAATGCAGAAGATGGTTCTGGAATCATTGTAGATCCTGATGCAAAGCTTGAAGAGGAACTTATAGTAAGGCCAACATCTGAAACCATAATATGGAACACTTATAAAGGTTGGATTCAGTCTTATAGAGATTTGCCAATATTAGTAAATCAGTGGGCTAATGTAGTTAGATGGGAGATGCGCACACGTTTGTTTTTAAGAACTGCAGAATTTCTTTGGCAGGAAGGCCATACAGCCCATGCCACAAAACCAGAAGCAATTGAAGAAGCAGAAAAAATGCTTGAAGTTTACGCTGATTTTGTTGAAAATTATATGGCAGTGCCAGTTATTAAAGGAATAAAGACAGCCAATGAACGATTTGCCGGTGCCATAGAAACCTATTGCATTGAAGCTCTGATGCAAGATGGAAAAGCCTTGCAGGCAGGAACTTCTCACTTTCTTGGACAAAATTTTGCAAAAGCCTTTGATGTGAAATTTACAGGAAAAGATGGAAAATTAGATTTTGTTTGGGCTACTTCCTGGGGTGTTTCCACAAGGCTTATGGGTGCTTTGGTTATGTCACACTCTGATGATGAGGGTTTGGTATTGCCTCCAAAGCTTGCCCCTATACAAGTTGTTATAATACCAATTTTTAAAAATCAGGAGCAATTAAATGTTATTGGAATTGAAGCAAAAAAAATTATGTCCGCACTTGAAGCCAAAGGTTTAAGGGTAAAATTTGATGATAAGGATGTGTATACCCCTGGATATAAGTTTGCTGATTATGAATTTAAAGGAGTACCTGTTCGTATTGCAATTGGACCAAGGGATTTGGAAAATAAAACTGTTGAAATTGCAAGACGCGATACAAGGGAAAAATCTTCTCTTCCAATGGAAGGCATTGAAATAATTATAGAAAACCTGATGGTAGAGATTCAAGACAATTTGTTTAATAAAGCTTTAGCTTTTAATAAGAAAAACACGAATAAAGTGGATAGTTATGAGGAATTCAAAAAGCGAATAAATGGTGATGGAGGATTTGTTCTGGCGCATTGGGATGGAACTTCAGAAACTGAGTTAAAAATAAAAGATGAAACCAAAGCAACTATAAGGTGTATTCCTTTAAATAATGTTCAAGAGGAAGGTAAATGTATATATTCGGGTAAACCTTCAACCCAGCGCGTAATTTTTGCAAAAGCTTATTAAATGAAAAAGAAAGCCCCCAGAGAATTAATATTTGAGACACTAA
The genomic region above belongs to Bacteroidota bacterium and contains:
- a CDS encoding proline--tRNA ligase, whose amino-acid sequence is MAKNLATRNENYSQWYNDLVLRADLAENSAVRGCMVIKPYGYAIWENMQAVLDKMFKDTGHSNAYFPLFIPKSFFTKEASHVEGFAKECAVVTHYRLKNAEDGSGIIVDPDAKLEEELIVRPTSETIIWNTYKGWIQSYRDLPILVNQWANVVRWEMRTRLFLRTAEFLWQEGHTAHATKPEAIEEAEKMLEVYADFVENYMAVPVIKGIKTANERFAGAIETYCIEALMQDGKALQAGTSHFLGQNFAKAFDVKFTGKDGKLDFVWATSWGVSTRLMGALVMSHSDDEGLVLPPKLAPIQVVIIPIFKNQEQLNVIGIEAKKIMSALEAKGLRVKFDDKDVYTPGYKFADYEFKGVPVRIAIGPRDLENKTVEIARRDTREKSSLPMEGIEIIIENLMVEIQDNLFNKALAFNKKNTNKVDSYEEFKKRINGDGGFVLAHWDGTSETELKIKDETKATIRCIPLNNVQEEGKCIYSGKPSTQRVIFAKAY